The window ATATGGAAGCTGACGATGTAGCTGACTCAACCGAAGATAAGCTTGGAGTATTAGTCGGTCCTGAGGGTGGCTGGTCTGATGCAGAGCTAGAGAATTTTAGACAAGCTGGCCTAAAAAGTATTCAACTTGGAAACTTTGTCTATCGAGCAGAAACAGCATCTATCGTGGCTACAAGTAAGCTCATCAACTGATTATTATTTACTACCAGACCTAAAAATAAGTCGGCACTTTAGGCTGATGCAAGACAATTTGCTAGACTATGTTTATGAGTTATCAACGATGGGAGAGAGCTGCCTACCAGCCTGGTCAGACGAGTGCTTACAAGCTGAGCCGAAGTCGGATTGAGCTGTTTACCCAGTGTCGGCGTTGTTTCTGGCTAGATGAAAGGCTCAAGATTAAGCGGCCATCGAGCCCACCGTTTTTGTTGAACTCGGCGGTCGACGAACTGCTAAAGAACGAATTCGACAGCTACCGGAGTAAAGGCGAGCAGCACCCATGGCAGATAGAGTTTAAGGTACCGGCCAAGCCATTTGCTCACAAAGACCTCGATAAATGGCGCCACACTTTTACAGGCGTACAAACTGTTCATAAACCAACCAATTTACTGATATTCGGAGCAGTTGATGACGTCTGGATTACAGAAAAAGGCGAGCTGATTGTGGTTGATTACAAAGCCACCGCCAAAGACAAAGAGATCACCGATCTTGATCCGTTGGGTGGTTGGCACGATAGCTACCGTCGACAAATGGAAGTATACCAATGGCTGCTACGTCAGAATGGCTTTGAGGTCAGTAATACTGGCTACTTTGTATACGCAAATGGGATTGCCAAAAACCCTAGTTTCGAAAACAA of the Candidatus Nomurabacteria bacterium genome contains:
- a CDS encoding PD-(D/E)XK nuclease family protein yields the protein MSYQRWERAAYQPGQTSAYKLSRSRIELFTQCRRCFWLDERLKIKRPSSPPFLLNSAVDELLKNEFDSYRSKGEQHPWQIEFKVPAKPFAHKDLDKWRHTFTGVQTVHKPTNLLIFGAVDDVWITEKGELIVVDYKATAKDKEITDLDPLGGWHDSYRRQMEVYQWLLRQNGFEVSNTGYFVYANGIAKNPSFENKLEFRTNIFPYVGDATWVEPTLKEIKACLEADMPVNAEACEHCNYVASRLKLTFEALKTKKT